Below is a window of Rattus norvegicus strain BN/NHsdMcwi chromosome 5, GRCr8, whole genome shotgun sequence DNA.
AATTGAAAGATCCAACAGATCATTACCACGCTCAGCCTCTGGAGGTTAGTTTGTCTCCGTCCTCCTCAGGACGGCAGCCCTGCGGTATCAGGATAGCCTTAGAGCTGCGTTTCCTTTGCTTGCGTAGTTAATGGTGTGCTTGTTTATTGATGTaccttttctgtttcctgagtgttTCATTAGCCTTTCATCAGACTCCTTAGGCAGTGCTGACTCAGGGACTCTGTCAGAGGGTTTCAGATGCTAACCTGGTGTTCagtgctgagggagggagggagcaagcgGAGCAGACAGAATCGCAGACACTGTATAGTAAGAAGACCGATCCTTCAGGGGTCCCTGCAGCTGTCCTGGCTCTTGTGTTTTCATCTGTGAAAGGAGGATGCCAGTGGGCATGCTCAGATTTCCACAGTGATCGTGAAGTACACACGTTACAGTGAATAAGAACTTTGCACTTAGAATGGTAACTTGTTAACCCTGTAAGGACATATAGCTAGTCTGTTAATATTACTAACCAGTTATACATACTGGAGAAtactttttaaaggtttgttaAAATAACTCAAATTTATACTAATGATTTGACCATATTTTCACTAATTGATAGTTAATTAAATTAATCTTATTTATGAGTGTATAATAGGACTCAGacactttaaattatttaaaaagtttttagcTTTTATAAGACATAAAATTtacattaaataatacattttaggggctggagagatggctcagtggttaggagcactgactgccctaccagaggtcctgagttcaaatcccagcaaccacatggtggctcataaccatctgtaatgagatctgacgccctcttctggtgtctcagtgtacttacagataataagtaaataagtaaacaaataaataaataatacattttacttGTGACTTTTGAGGCATTTTGAGCACTAGAAACTATTATAGCACTATTAGAAAGCTTTTGATTTTCCTCACCTGGCATTTTTAATGTTACTATTGataaaaatgataatatttttaaatgttcttgaTTCTCTGGATTCTTGATTTTGTTTAGGATAACCTTTTTGAATGGCACTTCACAGTTAGAGGGCCCCCAGATTCCGATTTTGATGGAGGAGTTTATCATGGACGCATAGTACTGCCACCAGAGTACCCCATGAAACCACCCAGCATTATTCTGCTGACGGTAAGAGCTCTCGGCTTTACAATGCTTGCAGGTTAACTTTTCCAGTCATAAAAAAATGAAGTACAACATTATTCTATTTTTTCCTTCAGAGCCTAGACCATAGAAGTACAATATTTTTCCCTCAGAATAATTCTGAGGAAGCTGATTCGTCTGTGAGGTACTGGTGATCCTAGCGAATGCTTATGTTTGTAGCACCGGTGTGAGGACTCAGTGAGTGCCTGTGTGAGGATGCTGGGTGTGCTGCCTGGCACATGGGGGACAGTTGGAGCAGCTCAGTCACATCACCTCTTTCCCATCCTCCTCACTTTCTTTTCCTAAGTCCCTCAAATttatgatgaactgtgatgtctGTCTCACTGGGTGACAGTAAAATTATTCAGTATCTGTATATAGCTCTTAGGATAGGGCCTGCTACAGAAACCTTAATAAatgttatttctgtttctatctcagaatttcttttttttttttttttttcttttttttcggagctggggaccgaacccagggccctgtgcttgctaggcaagcgctctaccactgagctaaatccccaacccctcagaatttcttgtttgttttattttcatgtgaAATACTATTAATATCTAACTCTTTTAATTGCTAAACTTTTCTTCCCttatttatgtttaattttctccTAACCAAGAAAATTGtaacacacccacaccacacacagacacacacacacacacacacagacacagacacacacacacacacacagacacacacacagacacagacacagacacacacacacacacagacacagacacacacacacagacacagacacacacacacacagacacagacacacacacacacagacacagacacacacacacacagacacaggcacacacacacacacacacagacacacacacacacagacacagacacacacacacagacacagacacacacacacacagacacagacacacacacacacagacacacacacacacagacacagacacacacacacacagacacacacacacacacacacacacagacctttttattgccttgtttttctttttggtaacCTTATCTTGTTTCGGCTATTGCAGTCTGGTTTCAGGGATAATTTTGTTGAAACATGCTTCCTCTACTTATCTGAGAACGGCCATGGCGTCTCAGTCTCCATCTTGTCCCATCTAACTTTTATCTGACCTGAGGGGTAGCACTTTGTGAAAAGATGTTCGTCCACAGCAGCGCACTAGCACAGCTAGGCTGTCCTTGGGAGGAGGCTGCCAAAGGCCTTTGGTGTAGAGTCAGCTTGCCAGGGCTCTGTTCTGATAGTGCGTGGTTATGTATCGTCTTTgaaatttagtttttgtttcGGTCAAATGGAATGTTGTTGTGGCAAATACAGCCACATTCTCAAGTTCCTGGCATCTAGAAGCTGTTTAATAAGCACTGGGCCTTGCTGTTAATTGTTGATGTTGGCATAAGGCTGGGGTTTCCCTTTAGGCTCCCATTGATATATTAACTGGGAGAAACAAGCAGTCTGAATAAGGGCTGGTATATGTGGGAggcctgtgtgtatacatgtgtgactgtgtgtgtgtctgtgtgtatacatgtgtgactgtgtgtgtgtctgcacctgtgtgtatatatgtatctgtgtgtgcatgcatgtatctgtgcctacatgcatttgtgtgtgtgcatgtatgcatgtgtatgtatctgtatgtatgtgttcacctgtgtatgcatgcatgcatctgtgtgcacacatgtgtatgtatgtgtgtatgtgatagtACTAAGCCATAGACAGCAGCTTCTTACCAGTAGTAACCAGTGGATCAAGTGGATGTACCCCACTGGAGCAGTGGTGGACCCCTCCTTAGTGGTCAGTATTGCCTCCTCACTCACTTCCTTTCCTAAAGTCACTTCCAACCTCGATTCAGCAAATGTTTATGGAAGTGGCCTGTGATGTGGATGAGGCAGGACCTGTCAGCCTCCTCCCAGTGGAGTGCGAGTTCCGACCCTCTCACCTTCTTCCCTCACGTTGTAGATACCTCTGCTTTTCAGGGTTGCAGCTGCTTTTCATTTGtgagagttagctcagtggtcACCTCTGAAAGGAAAGGTGCCCAAGAGTCTCTTGAGTCTTTTCTGATACCATAAATCATGACCAGTGTTCTTCCTCGATTGTGTTCTAATTTAATGGCGTCATCCTTCTGTAAAGCCACTGCTGCTCATAGTCACCTCTCCACACCCGTCCTCACCCACTAGTCAGGTGACTTTGGCAGCACGGTGCACACCTCAGTAAGGAAGCTATGCTAACTATTTAGCCCCATCTCAGAAAGGTGCTCGTACACCTTCTACACACAGCCTTCATTATTTATTCAGCATTCAACACATGTTTGCGTGTCGATAAAAGGACAAAATCTATGTCTAAATATTTAAGAAGATAAtaaatatcttgaaaattattatacatatataaatataaaatacatgtattCATGAAAAGGATAAGGCATTAACTGGACTtttgcagtttttaaaatgtgttctttgTTTCTAAGGCTAATGGACGATTTGAAGTGGGCAAGAAGATCTGTTTAAGCATCTCAGGACATCATCCTGAGACCTGGCAGCCTTCATGGAGCAGTGAGTACTAGTGAACACAAGCTCCAATCACtattccgttttttttttttttttttttttttttaaagatttatttatttattttgtatatgagtacactgtaactgtcttcagacacaccagaaggggacatcagatcccattacggatggttgtgagccaccatgtggttgctgggatttgaactcaggacctctggaagagcagtcggtgctcttaaccactgagccatctctccagcccactattCCGTTTCTAATAATGAATTGTAAGACATTTTTGGGATTGAAGATATTTTGGCTAATATGTGCCACCATTGAAAATTAACAACAATACTTTTTCATGTGTAGGTTTATACATTACTTAAATACCTCTCACTTGCATCTCTTCTAAAACCCTGCAGTTCTCTTTTCCAGAGCTAACCTAATTTCTCTTAAGGTTTTGTCTGTGCGTTTGTGCACATTTGTGTGAGACCAGCAGTTGTTGTGGGGTGTCTCTTCTACCtattttttgaggcaaagtctcttactgatcctcctgactctgcttgCCTAGCGTGGGTTAGCGTGtaggctgctgtgtctgcctgctttttcctttcttaaaaaacacacacagaaagcatGAGAGCATTGAGACCCCGTGGGTTCCCACACTTGCACTGCTGATCTGGCTTCTGTCCTAACCCAGCTCCTGTCACTGAAATGCTGTTCCCTTTCTGTTTCAGTAAGGACAGCCCTGCTGGCCATCATTGGGTTTATGCCAACTAAAGGAGAGGGAGCCATAGGTTCTCTAGACTACACGCCCGAGGAGAGGAGAGCACTTGCCAAGAAGTAAGTTCCTTGTTAGGCTGAGCGCTATCAGTGGTCAGCAGTGTTAAGTCTCTTTCTCTGCGTCACCTTGGCGAAGGAgccagtcttttcttttttaataagaaatctcttttttaaagattcatttattatatatgagtacactgtagctgtcttcagacacaccagaagagggcatcggatcccattacagatggctgtgagccaccatgtggttgctgggaattcaactcaggacctctggaagagcagtcagtgctcttaaccactgagccatctctcctgccccatggATCCAGTCTTAATTGTAGAAACCATTTTTGCAGATTTCCTCAGAGTGACCAGAATATAAAAAATTGACTTCGTGACTTTTTTTTGTAGTATTAAGGCTCAATCCGAGGGTTTCACCCTGTGTTAGGCAGCTACTCTTCCACTGAGCTGTATCACCAGCTCATCTATCTCATTCTTTTAAAAGTAGttgacgggctggagagatggctcagtggttaggaacactggctgttcttcacaGGAcccagtttgattcccaacacccacattatGGCTTACAATGGTCCAGCCCTGTAGGGTCCAACTAACTCCTTCTGGTCTCCGTGGGTACAGGAACACAGGAGatgcacagatgtacatgcaggcaaaacatccatacacataggaataataataattaaaaatagtaaaaagttGTTGCTGTTCATTGATTTGACGCCAGCTGGGAGGCATGTCTCCTGGAGAGCACCCCTGGCCTTTTGTCCCTCTTCAGCTGCTGTCACAGATGGCACAGCCAGAGCCATTGTGTATGTATAGCTGCCTGGAGGATCAGTCCCCTGGGGCTGTCGTGAATCCTCTGTATCTTTGTAGCCACTCGTATGGCCCACAGCAGATATTAGTGAGTGACCTGGGATAGAGTAAAGGAGGTTTTCTTAGGTAGTGATAcagggttctttattttctttttggtgtATTTTTATCTATAGATCATAATTCATTAAATTCAAAGTTCCATTCCCTTTTGGTAGTACTGAGATAATGGAatctggttttgcttttttgtttttttgttttgttttgggttttttttttttggttttctttttgagacagggtctcactgtgtatccctggctgtccacTGTCTAGGGctagctggcctcagacttacaagttctgagattaaaggtgtgtatcaacACACCTGGCTATACATTCTATTTGTAAGTGGCTTCTTTCCTATTTCACATGTTTCTGCTAAGAGATAACTGAACCTTCATATCTACTCTTTTCACAGACTTTGATAGGCTCATGATGTGTGCTCTTAAGGACATCATATAGTATATAAACAGTTTACATACATATGTTGTCCCTGTACAGCCGAAGTTTGTCTTTCTTTACATAACGTATTTGTAAAAAATGAAGTCTAAgctatttttttaataaacacaTTTATTTGTCTCAGAACTAATACTCTCTCACAGTGAATAGATGAGTATACTAAAACGTTGTtaagtgttcttttcttttagacaTTTGGTATTTGAGtatctttattttttcaagatttattaatttttgtcttatatttgtgtgtgtgtgtcttgcctgcatgtatgtgtgtgcagtgcctgtaaAGGTCAGAGGGCACATTAGCTCCCCTAAAATGtaaattacagatggttgtttcctaccacatgggttctgggaactgaacaccatctctccagtccctatctGAGTATCTTAAAAGAGGGAATTAGTACTCAACTGTTTTGGTTTATGCTCATTGAACAACATTCTATCCTTCCAGATCACAAGACTTCTGTTGTGAGGGCTGTGGCTCTGCCATGAAGGATGTCCTGTTGCCTTTAAAATCTGGAATCGATTCAAGCCAGGCTGACCAAGAAGCCAAAGAACTGGCTAGACAAATTAGTTTTAAGGTACCGTAAATTCCTAAACCAATCCACTTGGGGAGTCTTTGTTTACTGCTGAATTCTAGGAAAAGGAAAGTAATATGGTTCTATTGAAATGAGATTTATGAGTAATGATTCCTCACTGTAAAACATAAGCTACACTCATGAAGAAGGCATTTGAGCATAGCAGTTAGACTAGTGTACAAGACTGCGTTCAGATCTCAGCTTTGCAGGTCATTGGCTGTGTGCTCACGTGTCAGGCTTCACTGTCGTGTGCCTGCCCCCTCTACACCTGCTGACAGTAACCTGAACCTCCTTGTGGGATTTTGTCAGGCTGTGTAATTAATACCTATACTACATGCATTATAGCTGCATTTAGAACTCTCCCTGGTGCTTTttaaattctagttcttcttcttcttttttttttttttccttttctttttttcggagctggggactgaacccagggccttgcacttgctaggcaagcgctctaccactgagctaaatccccaaccccaattctaGTTCTTTTTAAGCGAAGTAGGTAATCTCACCTCCAAGGTGTTACTGCTGTTAACATTTTGGCAATTTCCCCTTTATCCCCcaaatataacatttttataatattttaacacTCTGAGTAATCACACTCGTATTTCTGGAATAAGTTAACCTGTATGAAGCAGTATGCTGCTGTCTCCTCTTACTTTTCTGCCCTTTGTCTGCTTCTAGGTCCAGTTCTTGGGAGCTCTCCCTTCAGTTTTATCTTAGTTCCTAGAGTATAAATCTTGACGATACTCTTTCTTTTCCAGGGTTCCTATTGTACTTAGAATCTTTTCTCTGAAGATCTTAGGATCAGATGTGTTTTGAATGTCATGATTTTTCAGATTTGAGGAATATGTGCATCTTATGCTGACTAGTTACAGTAAAGTCTGATCAACCTGGGACTGTTGTCACAGCCCCAGCCAGCCTCCTAAACATCACTCAGAGCTTGAGTTCATGGAGGGTCTTAGAGTTGTAGGTTAGCAACCATAGGCGTGGCTCCTCAGTAGGTAGCAGCTCCCTCAGAATGCAGGCTGCCCTGTGGAAACGATGCAGACATGCTCGGAGCTTAACTGCTGGTAGATACGAGAGGAGCAATGCAGATAAATTCAGGAGAGGGAGTTAGTTGATTGTTAACACATTTCTTCTTATAACACTGCTcttgggtatatcttatttataGGCCGAAGTCAATTCATCTGGAAAGACTATCGCTGAATCAGACTTAAACCAGTCTTTCTCACTAAATGATTCACAAGACGATTTACCTACAACATTCCAGGGTGCTGCAGCAAGCACATCGGTATGGTTCTTATCTTTtaatacacaccacaccacacacacacacacgcgcgcgcgcacacatacacacacacacacacacacacacacacacacacatcattctaCCCCGCtacacacaccacaaccacatatacatgtgtgccagtacacacacaccacattacacacacacacactacacacacacactacacacacacacacactacacacacacacactacacacacacagagcacactacacacacacacagcacactacacacacacacacacagcacactacacacacacacacacacacacacacacacatattttggaCTAAGATAAGATCACAGATCAAATACAGAAAGTTGTGCTTTTCTTAGTAGTAGGATTTTAACCCAGCTGCCCCATTAGTTACAATGTTTTGAACAAATCTTTTTGGACTTCAGTTttgtggatttttgttgttgttaagtgGGGTTAAACGAAATAGTTCTAGGTTCTATTGTTTCAGAATGCTATGACTTCTTTAAAGTCAGTGCTAGCATCGTGCTAGCCTAGGTAAAACATGCTTATTAACTAACTCTCTAATAGATACTAGACACTGACAGTAATCTGCCTAGTACGCTATGACACCTGCTCTCCAAGTTGAAGTTCAGCAGGCTCTAGTGAGGTCAGCAATGTTGCCCTCAGGCACACTGGCTGTGCTGAGCCCTGTGCAGCATGTGGCTGGCCGCTCTATTTAGAAGCACAGACCAGAGTTTAAGCTCTGTGCACACAGCCCTGTTGAACTGACGCTATGGAGAGTCAGTGGCTAGCAATTGTTGGGTGAAAGAGTGTCCTGTGGGTGGTGACAGCTCTGCTCTGACCAGTCGCTTCAAATAGCGTGTCAGCACAGGTGACCAGAGAGGACGGGCACAGATAGCACTGCAATGGCACTGACTAGTGAGTGTTGTGAGGGAAACGCTTGACTTAACAAGAGGTTCTTACTCCTTTTGGACTCAATTTTGCTACAGATTACTTGACAGATTATATTTCCCCCTCTGGATAGAAGACATTTATTGATTTAGTGAGGGagttgtgcacatgtatgtgtggagggcagaggacagcttgcaggtatcagttctttccttctgccctgTGGGACCTGGCATTGAACTTGTGTCAGGCTTGGCAGGAGGCACTTTTGTGCACTAACCATTTCCCTGGCCCTGGAGGCCTTCAAAGGTCAGAAAGTGTATCTACCGTAAAGTGGGACTCAATAGCTTTGAGTGGCTTTCTTTCAGGGATGCATCAACATGTTTTAAATCTACTGGGAAGCACCTTGTTACGTATTCCAGCTACATTAGATATCATTTATGTTGTTATTAACTGTCTATGATGTAGTGTTTTTATATCTGATGAGAGCTCGTGTTTGCCAGGCTTACCAGTTTCCTGGATCCACCCAGGGACTGAAATTCTGAGGAAGCCattctattttatattaaaaagtgttccaggatggctcagtgggtaaaggcatttgccatgcAAGTCTggcgacctgagttcaatccctggagccCATGTAAAGTTGGAAAGGCCGACTTGTCAAGTATGACATGGCACGTTCATGGCATGTAATACCACACATGCTTGCCTACAGTAATAAGTAAAAATTAAGAGCATCCTatttaatataaaaaacaaacaattcactCAGTCGGTTGTTCTGGTTACTATGGAGAACTTGCTGTACATACCTATGACTGTACTTATTTTAGAGAGGAAAAGTTTCAGTATTTTATAAGATTTCATTAGTATTTAGCCAGTTATACAAAAGACATCTGAAATATAGAAACcaaataaaacattatataagCCCTTTTGGGGAGCaggtttcaagacagggtttctctgtgtagtcctggctgtcttggaactttctctgtagacagcctggcttcaaactcagagatctgtctgcctctgcctactgagtgctgggattaaaggcttgtgccaccaccgcccagcagTAAGCAATGTAATTAAAGCACATGTACTGAttgactaattaattaattttgcagTACCAAGATCAAACTTAAGAGTTTTGTGTGTGCTgggttatttaatttttttttaaagacatggtctTGCCATGTGTTCCAAGTTAACGTTGAATTtaccagtcctcctgcctcagcctcccaagtgctgagattacaaacatGTTTTAAGGGTTGTTTTCTAAATGTATTAATCACAGTACTAAGGAGGCTAAGAGCCACTCTAACCAAGTTCACAACTTAGCTTTTGAGTCTAAATCTGAAGCCTGCAAAAGGATATGTTAACAGTAACAATATCAGCGATGATTAACATTTACTAAGTCAGTATGTGTCATAGCACTTGGTGTCACTAATCCATTTAACCCTCACACCTGCTGGATTGGATATTATCTGCCTCGGACAGATGAGGGAGCCGAGACTTAGGTTAAATAGCCGGCTTAGGCAAACACATCTAGCAGGCAAAGGCAGACATAATAAAGGCTCATTGTTTCGTCTGTTTTTTGGGCAGGATAATTTCCCCTCAGACTAAGGGAAAAATAATACAGTCAATACAAGCTTTGATATATCTTCCCCTTAGACTATAGTGCTATGTTGTCATGGTTCTCCTTAAGAACTTGTTCCTTGATGGTTATGGGGGTGGAGGAGGATGGGGCAAGAGGATCAGGGGAGGATGCAGGAACGAGACTGTAATGTTTGTTGGCTACTGTAACCAGTTCACTGATTGAATCTTGGTTCACTTACTGTGTGGCATTTGTGATGGCATGGGACCTCATATACCATACAattttctgtctctgtgctcCTCAAGGGACAGACGGTCCCTTGGAGTCTAGCTTGTACAAGTCCAAGTTTATGCAGCCATAGTTCAGTGTTAGTACGCTCTTTTACGCAAACTCACCAGTAGTTTCTTTATATCTTTGTATTATGGGTTAACTACATTtaagaaatttcaaagaataattttaagaaattcaGATTATCTAAGTTTTTTTCCtatgctagggatcaaactcagggttttGTGGATGCTATGAATGTGCTGTGCCACAACGGGGCACCACCACACCtttattctgagatagtgtctttctatgtagctcaggctagccttggattTACCATCCTGTCGTCACTCTGAGTGCTGCTGTTACAAGTGGGATCCACCATACCCAGTTAACAAGTGGCTGTTGAAACGAATGTCAAGCTTCAGACGGGCATTCTGCAAGTAACTGAGATCAGCAGTCCCCCATGTTCAAGCTGTTGCCAGCACAAAACTTATAATTTTAATCATTTGGGTTATATTATCTGATTCTTTTAAGTGTTTGCATTTTTTCTATTGGAAACTCTTTGACATTTCTCATATGTAATTCATATTATACTAAGACACTTCATTCTATTTCTTGTCTTAAAGCATCAATATGTTCTAATGGAAAGGCTATTCCTAGTGAAAGGACTAAAGCCATTGATGCAGTGCGGGCAGGTTAAGGAGTCTGTGTGTACTCCACCtttcaagcttccctgagtgtgcTGTTGCTAGTTTTAATGTCTCCAAGGCAAACTTGAGATTTTGAAACCCTGTGTCACATTATGATTGTCCCCTGACTGAGCCAGTCATTGCAGCAATTGGAAGATGCTATCACCTGGGACCTTGGGGGACAGCCGTGCACACAGTGGAGCACACTGAGGCCCTCATGGACCCAGGGTGCCCTCATAGCATACAATACTGAATACTAAGTAACAGATACTTTAGACCTGGGTTTAGTTCACTTGTGTGGGATTATGGAAAAGGGTAAGCTGAGTTTGAAAACAATCACATTTTTATAATACCagcatgaaaaattaaaattatttccttattaTTGTCGATGGAGGGATGTCAATTGGTAAGATAATACTGAAGAGATCAGTGTCCTTCAGGGCCCTTGGATAGAAGAGCAGTGTCCGGAAGCTTAGCAGAAATTGCTGCAGCTGTCCACCATCTTCAGAGAAACAGCCACAGTGGACCTTTGTCTGCTGTAAATGGGTTCCTCCATTTCATCGAGCTCACCATAACCTGTGTTTCTAGCTTATTTATCAGGGTTGGTTCCTGGTTTCCGCATTCAGATGGTTCTTGGTAAATTTGCCCTAGTCATATCTAATACTCTAGGTATTCTCAAACTGTTAACAAGTGCATgtacaatttttctttttgtggccAATTTCAAAcagattttattatttcttagtATGGCGCCCAGAATCCATCAGGAGCACCCTTGCCACAACCTACCCAGCCAGCTCCTAAGAATACCTCCATGAGCCCTCGGCAACGTAGAGCccagcaacagagtcagagaaggtCGTCTGCTTCCCCCGATGTACTCCAAGGCCAGCCACCAAGAGCCAACCACACGGAGCACGGCGGGTCAGCCATGCTGATCATCATCCTGACTTTGGCACTGGCAGCTCTCATCTTCCGACGGATATATCTGGCCAACGAGTACATATTTGACTTTGAGTTATAATGCTGGTCTATGACTTCAGAGCTGTGACTCAGTTGCGTCATTAAACATTCTGCATTGGGTATAACCTAAGGATTGTTTACAAAAGATTATTTTGTATTTACCCTTCGttactttttttattgttataaatTCATTGTGCTATAAGTAGACATTCAGGCTGTGGCCCAGCAGTGTGTCGGAAGCCATAGTCCTTGTCTTACTATT
It encodes the following:
- the Ube2j1 gene encoding ubiquitin-conjugating enzyme E2 J1 encodes the protein METRYNLKSPAVKRLMKEAAELKDPTDHYHAQPLEDNLFEWHFTVRGPPDSDFDGGVYHGRIVLPPEYPMKPPSIILLTANGRFEVGKKICLSISGHHPETWQPSWSIRTALLAIIGFMPTKGEGAIGSLDYTPEERRALAKKSQDFCCEGCGSAMKDVLLPLKSGIDSSQADQEAKELARQISFKAEVNSSGKTIAESDLNQSFSLNDSQDDLPTTFQGAAASTSYGAQNPSGAPLPQPTQPAPKNTSMSPRQRRAQQQSQRRSSASPDVLQGQPPRANHTEHGGSAMLIIILTLALAALIFRRIYLANEYIFDFEL
- the Ube2j1 gene encoding ubiquitin-conjugating enzyme E2 J1 isoform X3 codes for the protein METRYNLKSPAVKRLMKEAAELKDPTDHYHAQPLEDNLFEWHFTVRGPPDSDFDGGVYHGRIVLPPEYPMKPPSIILLTANGRFEVGKKICLSISGHHPETWQPSWSIRTALLAIIGFMPTKGEGAIGSLDYTPEERRALAKKSQDFCCEGCGSAMKDVLLPLKSGIDSSQADQEAKELARQISFKYGAQNPSGAPLPQPTQPAPKNTSMSPRQRRAQQQSQRRSSASPDVLQGQPPRANHTEHGGSAMLIIILTLALAALIFRRIYLANEYIFDFEL
- the Ube2j1 gene encoding ubiquitin-conjugating enzyme E2 J1 isoform X2; the encoded protein is METRYNLKSPAVKRLMKEAAELKDPTDHYHAQPLEDNLFEWHFTVRGPPDSDFDGGVYHGRIVLPPEYPMKPPSIILLTANGRFEVGKKICLSISGHHPETWQPSWSIRTALLAIIGFMPTKGEGAIGSLDYTPEERRALAKKSQDFCCEGCGSAMKDVLLPLKSGIDSSQADQEAKELARQISFKAEVNSSGKTIAESDLNQSFSLNDSQDDLPTTFQGAAASTSLRLALDLPSCRHSECCCYKWDPPYPVNKWLLKRMSSFRRAFCNMAPRIHQEHPCHNLPSQLLRIPP
- the Ube2j1 gene encoding ubiquitin-conjugating enzyme E2 J1 isoform X1, translated to MKEAAELKDPTDHYHAQPLEDNLFEWHFTVRGPPDSDFDGGVYHGRIVLPPEYPMKPPSIILLTANGRFEVGKKICLSISGHHPETWQPSWSIRTALLAIIGFMPTKGEGAIGSLDYTPEERRALAKKSQDFCCEGCGSAMKDVLLPLKSGIDSSQADQEAKELARQISFKAEVNSSGKTIAESDLNQSFSLNDSQDDLPTTFQGAAASTSYGAQNPSGAPLPQPTQPAPKNTSMSPRQRRAQQQSQRRSSASPDVLQGQPPRANHTEHGGSAMLIIILTLALAALIFRRIYLANEYIFDFEL